Proteins encoded within one genomic window of Candidatus Methylomirabilota bacterium:
- the rplC gene encoding 50S ribosomal protein L3 has translation MSIGLLGKKVGMTQLFNANGDAIPVTIIEAGPCPVVQRRTIGTDGYEAIQIGYRAERKTRKVTRPLKGHFDKAKVAPQKHLREFRLEPVESSKYPVGLTLTVDLFAPGETVCVTGITKGKGFQGGVKRWGYLGGPETHGSMFHRAPGSIGASSFPSRVFKGHHMPGRMGTDTASVKGLKVVKVLPEQNLVLVKGAVPGPAGGLVTISKRG, from the coding sequence GTGAGCATCGGATTGCTTGGTAAAAAAGTCGGGATGACGCAACTGTTTAACGCTAACGGGGATGCCATCCCGGTCACTATCATTGAGGCTGGTCCGTGCCCGGTCGTACAACGGAGGACCATCGGGACTGACGGCTACGAGGCGATCCAGATCGGCTACCGGGCGGAACGGAAGACCAGGAAGGTCACCCGGCCGCTCAAGGGCCACTTCGATAAGGCCAAGGTAGCGCCCCAGAAACATCTCAGGGAGTTTCGGCTGGAACCCGTGGAGAGTTCGAAGTATCCCGTTGGTCTGACTCTGACCGTGGACCTGTTCGCGCCGGGAGAGACAGTCTGCGTGACCGGGATTACAAAAGGGAAGGGCTTTCAGGGCGGGGTTAAGCGGTGGGGATATCTCGGCGGTCCTGAGACGCATGGCTCTATGTTCCACCGCGCCCCGGGGTCAATCGGTGCGTCGTCCTTTCCGTCCAGGGTCTTCAAAGGACACCATATGCCTGGACGGATGGGTACCGATACTGCGAGCGTCAAGGGGCTCAAGGTCGTGAAGGTTCTCCCAGAGCAGAATCTGGTGCTGGTCAAGGGCGCTGTGCCCGGACCGGCCGGCGGCCTGGTTACGATCTCCAAGCGAGGCTAA
- the rpsJ gene encoding 30S ribosomal protein S10, translated as MENQRIRIRLKAYDHRILDQSAKEIVNTAQRTGARVSGPIPLPTKISRFTVLRSPHIDKKSREQFEIRTHLRLMDIVDAQPQTVDALMRLDLPAGVDVEIKL; from the coding sequence ATGGAAAATCAGCGGATACGAATCAGGCTGAAGGCCTATGATCACCGAATCCTTGACCAGTCGGCCAAGGAGATTGTCAATACTGCCCAGCGAACGGGCGCGAGGGTCTCTGGACCCATTCCGCTACCGACTAAGATCAGTCGATTTACCGTGTTGCGCTCGCCGCACATCGATAAGAAGTCGCGCGAACAGTTCGAGATCCGGACCCATTTACGGCTGATGGATATCGTGGATGCGCAGCCTCAGACGGTAGATGCCCTGATGCGGCTCGACCTGCCGGCTGGTGTCGACGTGGAGATTAAGCTCTAG
- the tuf gene encoding elongation factor Tu, giving the protein MAKAKFERTKEHMNIGTIGHIDHGKTTLTAAITKVLHAANPKVNFVPFDQIDKAPEEKERGITINIAHVEYETQKRHYAHVDCPGHADYIKNMITGAAQMDGAILVVAASEGPMPQTREHILLARQVNVPNLVVFLNKVDLVDDPELLELVELEVRELLTSYNFPGDEIPFVRGSALKALEAGSGDRSNPAAAPIFELMDAVDAYFPAPVRVLDKPFLMPIEDVFSISGRGTVVTGRVERGIIKVADEVELIGIRDTQRTVVTGVEMFRKLLDQGQAGDNVGLLLRGTKREEVERGQVVAKPGSITPHTRFKAEAYILTKEEGGRHTPFFNGYRPQFYFRTTDVTGVCTLPAGTEMVMPGDNVSLAVELIQPIAMEKELRFAIREGGRTVGAGVVSEVVE; this is encoded by the coding sequence ATGGCCAAGGCGAAATTCGAGCGGACGAAAGAACACATGAACATCGGGACCATCGGGCACATCGACCACGGCAAGACCACCCTGACCGCGGCGATCACGAAGGTCCTGCACGCGGCGAACCCGAAGGTCAACTTCGTCCCCTTCGACCAGATCGATAAAGCGCCGGAGGAGAAGGAGCGGGGGATCACCATCAATATCGCGCACGTGGAGTACGAGACGCAAAAGCGCCACTACGCGCACGTCGACTGCCCCGGCCACGCCGACTACATCAAGAACATGATTACCGGCGCCGCCCAGATGGACGGCGCGATCCTGGTCGTCGCCGCCTCCGAAGGGCCGATGCCGCAGACCCGCGAGCATATCCTGCTCGCCCGCCAGGTCAACGTCCCCAACCTCGTCGTCTTCCTGAACAAGGTCGACCTGGTGGATGACCCCGAACTGCTCGAGCTGGTCGAACTGGAGGTCCGCGAGCTGCTCACGAGCTACAACTTCCCCGGCGACGAGATCCCCTTCGTTCGCGGCAGCGCGCTCAAAGCGTTGGAGGCCGGCAGCGGTGACCGCAGCAATCCGGCGGCCGCACCGATCTTCGAACTCATGGACGCCGTCGATGCCTACTTCCCCGCCCCCGTTCGCGTCCTCGACAAGCCGTTCCTCATGCCGATTGAGGACGTCTTCTCGATCTCCGGGCGCGGGACCGTCGTCACCGGCCGCGTCGAGCGCGGCATCATCAAGGTGGCTGACGAGGTGGAGCTCATCGGCATCCGGGACACCCAGCGGACCGTCGTGACCGGCGTCGAGATGTTCCGCAAGCTCCTCGACCAGGGCCAGGCCGGCGACAACGTGGGACTGCTCCTGCGGGGGACCAAGCGCGAAGAGGTGGAGCGCGGCCAGGTGGTGGCCAAGCCCGGTTCCATTACCCCCCACACGCGCTTTAAGGCCGAGGCCTACATTCTCACCAAGGAAGAGGGCGGCCGTCATACCCCCTTCTTCAACGGCTATCGGCCCCAGTTCTACTTCCGGACCACCGACGTGACCGGGGTCTGTACGCTCCCCGCGGGGACCGAAATGGTCATGCCGGGCGACAACGTCAGCCTTGCGGTCGAACTGATTCAGCCGATCGCCATGGAGAAGGAGTTACGCTTCGCGATCCGCGAGGGCGGCCGCACCGTCGGGGCCGGCGTGGTGAGCGAGGTGGTGGAGTAG
- the fusA gene encoding elongation factor G, translated as MAETYSIETVRNIGIMAHIDAGKTTTTERILYYTGKTYKIGEVHEGSTEMDWMEQERERGITITSATTTCFWRNHRINIIDTPGHVDFTVEVERSLRVLDGAVAIFDAVAGVEPQSETVWRQADKYGVPRIALVNKMDRMGANFDQCVRMIVERLGANPLVVQLPIGKEDHFEGVVDLIRMKAIIWDEETLGASYREDEIPDEMRPRAQEARERLLETIAEVDDGFLVRYVDGLAVGPEEIKAAIRSAVLKLQLVPVIAGASFKNKGVQPLLDAVVDYLPSPVDLPPIEGLDTATGKSTVRIPKPKEPFAALVFKIMTDPYVGQLAFFRVYSGSLSSGSQVYNSTRGTRERIGRLLRMHANKREEIKEVSAGDIAAAVGLKGARTGDTLCDEVNQIILESIEFPEPVISVAIEPKTKEGQDRLAAGLAALANEDPTFRASTDEETGQTIISGMGELHLEIIVDRLMREFRVEANVGKPEVAYRETVTTLAEAEGRYVRQTGGRGQYGHVWIKVEPSPARSGFEFVNKIVGGVVPKEYIPAVEKGIKEALQTGVVAGYPVIDVKVTLYDGSYHEVDSSEMSFKIAGSMAFKAATSRAKPVLLEPIMRVDVSTPEDFLGEVIGNLNSRRGRVTGIESRLAAQVVQADVPLSEMFGYATDLRSATQGRAAHTMQFSRYEPVPASIAEEIVARMGGRLGGR; from the coding sequence ATGGCTGAGACATACTCTATAGAGACGGTCCGGAATATCGGGATCATGGCCCACATCGATGCGGGGAAGACTACCACCACCGAGCGGATCCTGTATTACACCGGTAAAACCTATAAGATTGGGGAGGTGCACGAGGGTTCCACCGAGATGGACTGGATGGAGCAGGAGCGTGAGCGGGGGATTACAATCACCTCCGCTACTACCACCTGCTTTTGGCGGAACCATCGGATCAACATTATCGATACCCCGGGACACGTTGATTTTACGGTTGAGGTCGAACGATCCCTTCGGGTATTGGATGGGGCCGTGGCAATCTTCGATGCGGTGGCTGGGGTGGAACCTCAGTCCGAGACGGTGTGGCGTCAGGCGGATAAGTATGGGGTTCCCCGTATCGCCCTGGTCAATAAAATGGATCGCATGGGCGCGAATTTCGACCAGTGCGTTCGGATGATCGTTGAGCGCCTTGGGGCTAATCCGTTGGTTGTGCAGCTCCCCATCGGCAAAGAGGATCATTTTGAGGGTGTTGTCGACCTGATCCGGATGAAGGCGATCATCTGGGATGAGGAAACGCTCGGGGCAAGCTACCGGGAGGATGAGATTCCTGATGAGATGCGCCCGCGGGCCCAGGAGGCTCGCGAGCGGCTGTTGGAGACGATCGCCGAAGTGGACGACGGGTTCCTTGTCCGGTACGTGGATGGTCTTGCGGTTGGACCGGAGGAAATCAAGGCCGCCATCCGCAGTGCTGTACTCAAGCTCCAGTTGGTTCCGGTTATTGCCGGCGCCTCGTTCAAGAACAAAGGAGTACAGCCATTACTGGACGCGGTTGTGGACTATCTTCCATCCCCGGTTGACCTGCCGCCCATCGAGGGTCTCGATACGGCCACCGGGAAATCTACAGTACGAATCCCGAAGCCGAAGGAACCGTTCGCCGCGTTAGTATTCAAGATCATGACGGATCCCTATGTCGGGCAACTGGCTTTTTTCAGAGTCTATTCAGGCAGCCTGAGCTCTGGCAGCCAGGTGTACAACTCGACGCGCGGCACCCGCGAGCGGATCGGACGCCTGCTACGAATGCACGCTAACAAGCGCGAGGAGATTAAGGAGGTCTCGGCCGGTGATATTGCGGCCGCTGTGGGACTCAAGGGCGCTCGAACGGGCGACACCCTGTGCGACGAGGTCAACCAGATTATTCTGGAATCGATTGAGTTTCCTGAACCGGTTATCTCGGTGGCCATTGAGCCGAAGACGAAAGAAGGGCAGGATCGGCTTGCGGCCGGACTTGCCGCGTTGGCCAATGAGGATCCGACCTTTCGCGCCAGCACGGACGAAGAGACCGGCCAGACGATCATCTCCGGCATGGGAGAACTGCATCTTGAGATTATTGTCGACAGGCTCATGCGGGAGTTTCGGGTCGAGGCCAATGTGGGCAAACCCGAGGTAGCCTATCGTGAAACCGTCACGACATTGGCTGAGGCTGAAGGCCGATATGTGCGGCAGACCGGTGGGCGTGGACAGTACGGACACGTCTGGATCAAAGTGGAACCCTCGCCCGCTCGATCGGGATTCGAATTCGTCAACAAGATTGTGGGCGGCGTGGTGCCCAAAGAGTATATCCCCGCGGTGGAGAAAGGCATCAAGGAAGCATTGCAGACCGGGGTAGTGGCCGGCTACCCCGTCATCGATGTGAAGGTCACCCTCTATGACGGATCGTATCACGAGGTGGACTCCTCAGAGATGTCGTTTAAGATCGCCGGCTCAATGGCTTTCAAAGCGGCGACCAGCCGGGCGAAGCCGGTGCTGCTGGAACCGATCATGCGGGTCGATGTCTCGACGCCGGAGGATTTTCTTGGCGAGGTCATCGGTAATCTGAATTCGCGTCGCGGCCGGGTAACCGGGATCGAGTCTAGGCTGGCCGCCCAGGTGGTTCAAGCGGATGTGCCGCTATCCGAGATGTTTGGGTATGCCACTGACCTGCGTTCAGCGACCCAGGGTCGGGCCGCTCACACGATGCAGTTTTCGCGGTACGAGCCTGTCCCCGCCAGCATTGCGGAGGAGATTGTGGCCCGTATGGGCGGGCGGCTCGGTGGACGGTAG
- the rpsG gene encoding 30S ribosomal protein S7: MPRRKVTEKRETIADPVYSNRMVAKFINTMMVKGKKSVAESIVYGSMKIIEDRAKTDPLRMFKQAVDNVKPVLEVKSRRVGGATYQVPVEVRADRRTSLAFRWIIGFSRKRTEKTMAERLAAELTEAAANRGNSVKKKEDTHKMAEANKAFAHYRW, encoded by the coding sequence ATGCCAAGACGAAAAGTAACCGAGAAACGAGAGACGATTGCTGATCCTGTGTACAGCAACCGAATGGTTGCGAAGTTCATCAATACCATGATGGTCAAAGGCAAGAAAAGCGTTGCTGAGTCGATTGTCTACGGGTCGATGAAGATTATCGAGGATCGGGCGAAGACTGATCCGTTGCGAATGTTCAAACAGGCCGTGGACAACGTCAAGCCGGTTCTCGAAGTCAAGTCACGCCGGGTAGGTGGCGCGACCTATCAGGTACCGGTAGAGGTCCGAGCGGATCGCAGGACCTCCTTGGCGTTCCGTTGGATCATCGGCTTCTCAAGAAAGCGCACAGAGAAGACGATGGCGGAGCGGTTGGCTGCTGAGTTGACAGAGGCGGCGGCTAACCGGGGAAACTCGGTAAAGAAAAAGGAAGACACGCATAAGATGGCGGAGGCGAATAAGGCGTTTGCCCATTATCGCTGGTAA
- the rpsL gene encoding 30S ribosomal protein S12, whose protein sequence is MPTIHQLVRKGRAAAVKKAKTPALQRCPQRRGVCIRVYTTTPKKPNSALRKVTRVRLSNGIEVTTYIPGIGHNLQEHSIVLIRGGRVKDLPGVRYHVIRGALDTAGVQDRKQARSLYGAKRPKTG, encoded by the coding sequence GTGCCCACCATCCACCAGTTGGTTCGCAAGGGTCGAGCTGCAGCGGTTAAGAAGGCCAAGACGCCCGCGCTACAGCGGTGTCCGCAGCGACGTGGGGTTTGCATTCGTGTCTACACGACGACTCCAAAGAAGCCGAATTCGGCCCTTCGAAAGGTGACCAGGGTGCGTCTCAGTAATGGGATTGAGGTGACAACGTATATTCCAGGGATCGGCCACAATCTGCAGGAGCATTCCATTGTCCTGATCAGGGGAGGGCGCGTGAAGGATCTGCCGGGTGTCCGCTATCATGTGATTCGCGGCGCTCTCGATACGGCAGGAGTCCAGGATCGCAAACAGGCTCGATCCCTCTATGGGGCCAAGAGACCAAAAACCGGTTAA